In one Streptomyces sp. NBC_01241 genomic region, the following are encoded:
- a CDS encoding DUF6716 putative glycosyltransferase — MPPRTDKTTALRVAVLADSDTRWKWGALTARRLTTGASGTSAQHVEITGLLLRGRATPTPRQLAEVGDVGVDAERVREATAVEFLHTVRDEGYDVVVLALVGGAVQAMLHGLAALRLPARPVVVTGYVGVVYEKLADGLLLRHGADVVLANSRHDAERFRAVYEGVGADASAVTEAALPFLGGEPHRPQEGRDTVVFAAQPSVPASRADRTYLLRRLVEHARLHPDREVLLKLRSKPGEHTTHIEELPYQRLAERLPGGLPPNFRLVYGHMGEVLDRTDLLVTVSSTAALESLHRRIPTAVLTDLGVREALGNHHFTGSGLLTSWDHLDGGFRPEPDPAWLAGQGVAADGTYATAYDHARARVDALLDAARLPDLAPYYTPATAAGYLPGILARHHLAPDGHPLPGAGRPRETGGVRGAVRDAVREAARGAYRQGVQRVAPVIRRMGEL; from the coding sequence GTGCCCCCACGTACAGATAAGACGACCGCCCTCCGGGTAGCCGTACTCGCCGACTCCGACACCCGGTGGAAATGGGGCGCGCTCACCGCGCGCCGCCTCACCACCGGTGCGTCCGGAACGTCGGCGCAGCACGTCGAGATCACCGGACTCCTGCTGCGCGGCCGGGCCACCCCGACCCCGCGCCAGCTCGCCGAGGTCGGCGACGTCGGGGTCGACGCCGAGCGGGTGCGCGAGGCGACGGCCGTCGAATTCCTGCACACGGTGCGTGACGAGGGATACGACGTCGTCGTCCTCGCGCTCGTCGGGGGAGCCGTCCAGGCGATGCTGCACGGCCTCGCCGCGCTGCGCCTGCCGGCCAGGCCCGTCGTCGTCACCGGCTATGTCGGCGTCGTCTACGAGAAGCTCGCCGACGGACTGCTGCTGCGGCACGGTGCGGACGTCGTTCTCGCCAACTCCCGCCACGACGCGGAGCGTTTCCGCGCCGTGTACGAGGGGGTGGGCGCCGACGCCTCGGCCGTCACGGAGGCCGCCCTGCCGTTCCTCGGCGGCGAGCCGCACCGCCCGCAGGAGGGCCGCGACACCGTCGTCTTCGCCGCCCAGCCCTCCGTACCGGCCTCCCGCGCCGACCGTACGTACCTGCTGCGCAGGCTCGTCGAGCACGCCCGGCTGCACCCGGACCGCGAGGTGCTGCTGAAGCTGCGCTCCAAGCCCGGCGAGCACACCACGCACATCGAGGAGCTCCCGTACCAGCGCCTCGCGGAGCGGCTGCCCGGCGGGCTGCCGCCCAACTTCCGCCTGGTGTACGGGCACATGGGCGAGGTCCTGGACCGCACCGACCTGCTGGTCACGGTCTCCTCGACCGCCGCGCTGGAGTCCCTGCACCGGCGCATCCCGACCGCGGTCCTCACCGACCTCGGCGTCCGCGAGGCCCTCGGCAACCACCACTTCACCGGCTCCGGCCTGCTCACCTCCTGGGACCACCTGGACGGCGGCTTCCGCCCGGAGCCCGACCCCGCGTGGCTGGCCGGCCAGGGTGTCGCCGCCGACGGCACCTACGCCACGGCCTACGACCACGCCCGCGCCCGTGTCGACGCCCTGCTCGACGCCGCGCGCCTGCCCGACCTCGCCCCGTACTACACGCCCGCCACCGCTGCCGGCTACCTGCCCGGCATCCTCGCCCGCCACCACCTCGCCCCCGACGGCCACCCGCTGCCGGGTGCCGGCCGGCCGCGCGAGACCGGCGGGGTGCGGGGCGCGGTGCGCGATGCGGTCCGGGAGGCGGCGCGGGGCGCGTACCGGCAGGGCGTCCAGCGGGTCGCCCCGGTGATCCGACGGATGGGCGAGCTGTGA
- a CDS encoding acylneuraminate cytidylyltransferase — translation MTPTPTVLAVIPARGGSKGVPAKNLAQVGGVPLVARAVRACLASREVTDVVVTTDDAAIADAARAAGDTLGAPERVHIVQRPAAIAGDRASSEDAVLHALDAYEALHDRTADVVLLVQCTSPFVVREDIDGVAAAVARDGADTAVTVAPFHGFLWRDGSALEEGNYGVNHDKSVRQMRQDRPEDLLETGTAYAMNAAGFRTHRHRFFGHTALVRTDAARVLEVDDPHDLARARALAPLLDPSPLPTLDDVDAVVIDFDGTQTDDRVLIDADGREIVAVHRGDGLGIAALRKAGMPLLILSTEQNPVVAARAHKLRIPVLHGIDRKDLALKQWCDEQSIAPERVLYVGNDVNDLPCFALAGWPVAVASAHDSVRAAARAVTTTPGGFGAIREIAAWLLGPTLTTTTPTRSPE, via the coding sequence ATGACCCCGACCCCGACCGTGCTCGCCGTGATCCCCGCCCGCGGCGGATCCAAGGGCGTCCCCGCCAAGAACCTCGCCCAGGTCGGCGGCGTGCCGCTGGTCGCCCGCGCCGTACGCGCCTGCCTGGCCTCCCGCGAGGTCACGGACGTCGTCGTGACCACCGACGACGCGGCCATCGCCGACGCCGCCCGCGCCGCGGGCGACACGCTGGGTGCCCCGGAGCGGGTGCACATCGTCCAGCGCCCCGCGGCCATCGCGGGGGACAGGGCGAGCAGCGAGGACGCGGTGCTGCACGCCCTGGACGCGTACGAGGCGCTGCACGACCGGACGGCCGACGTGGTGCTGCTCGTCCAGTGCACCAGCCCGTTCGTCGTACGGGAGGACATCGACGGCGTCGCCGCGGCGGTCGCCCGCGACGGTGCCGACACGGCGGTCACGGTCGCCCCCTTCCACGGCTTCCTGTGGCGCGACGGCAGCGCGCTGGAAGAGGGCAACTACGGCGTCAACCATGACAAGTCCGTCCGGCAGATGCGCCAGGACCGGCCCGAGGACCTGCTGGAGACCGGCACCGCGTACGCCATGAACGCGGCCGGCTTCCGTACCCACCGCCACCGCTTCTTCGGCCACACCGCCCTGGTGCGCACCGACGCCGCCCGGGTCCTGGAGGTCGACGACCCGCACGACCTGGCCCGCGCCCGCGCCCTCGCCCCGCTCCTGGACCCCTCCCCGCTGCCGACCCTCGACGACGTCGACGCGGTCGTCATCGACTTCGACGGCACGCAGACCGACGACCGGGTCCTCATCGACGCCGACGGACGGGAGATCGTCGCCGTCCACCGCGGCGACGGTCTGGGCATCGCGGCCCTGCGCAAGGCCGGAATGCCGCTACTGATCCTCTCCACGGAACAGAACCCGGTCGTCGCGGCCCGCGCCCACAAGCTCCGCATCCCCGTCCTGCACGGCATCGACCGCAAGGACCTGGCGCTCAAGCAGTGGTGCGACGAACAGTCCATCGCTCCCGAGCGCGTCCTCTACGTGGGCAACGACGTCAACGACCTGCCCTGCTTCGCACTCGCCGGCTGGCCGGTCGCGGTCGCGAGCGCCCACGACTCGGTACGGGCCGCGGCGCGCGCCGTCACGACGACCCCCGGCGGCTTCGGCGCCATCCGCGAGATCGCGGCCTGGCTGCTCGGCCCCACCCTCACGACCACGACTCCCACCCGCTCACCCGAGTGA
- the leuE gene encoding leucine efflux protein LeuE, producing the protein MLGVTDLPTYLAGLVLIVLLPGPNSLYVLSVAARRGVRTGYVAAAGVWTGDTVLMTLSALGASSLLRTTPVLFAVVKFAGAGYLTWLAIGMLRSAVAMWRERHRRVAELTEESAGPEAAAAMERPYRRALVVSLFNPKAILFLISFFVQFVDPGYAYPALSFLVLGTLLQIASFLYLSMLIFGGTRLSAAFRRRRRLSAGATSAAGLLFLGFAAKLSFSSV; encoded by the coding sequence ATGCTGGGTGTCACGGACCTTCCGACCTATCTCGCCGGCCTGGTGCTGATCGTTCTGCTGCCGGGGCCGAATTCGCTGTACGTGCTGTCCGTCGCCGCCCGGCGCGGAGTGCGGACCGGCTATGTGGCCGCGGCCGGGGTGTGGACCGGGGACACCGTGCTGATGACGTTGTCCGCGTTGGGGGCCTCGTCCCTGCTGCGGACGACTCCGGTGCTCTTCGCCGTCGTCAAGTTCGCGGGTGCGGGCTATCTGACGTGGCTGGCGATCGGCATGCTGCGGTCCGCGGTGGCCATGTGGCGTGAGCGGCACCGGCGGGTGGCCGAGCTGACCGAGGAGAGCGCCGGGCCCGAGGCCGCCGCCGCGATGGAGCGGCCGTACCGGCGGGCGCTGGTGGTCAGCCTCTTCAACCCGAAGGCGATCCTGTTCCTGATCTCGTTCTTCGTGCAGTTCGTCGACCCCGGCTACGCCTACCCGGCGCTCTCGTTCCTGGTGCTGGGCACCCTGCTGCAGATCGCCAGCTTCCTCTATCTTTCGATGCTGATATTCGGCGGCACCCGGCTGTCCGCCGCGTTCCGCCGCCGCAGGCGGCTGTCGGCGGGGGCCACCTCGGCGGCCGGTCTGCTGTTCCTGGGGTTCGCGGCGAAGCTCTCGTTCAGCAGCGTGTGA
- a CDS encoding N-acetylneuraminate synthase family protein yields MSTSRLRTLGTRTAGPGHPVYVTGEIGINHNGDLDNALALIDVAAEAGCDAVKFQKRTPEICTPRDQWDIERDTPWGRMTYIDYRHRVEFGEAEYRAISEHCAERGIDWFASPWDTEAVAFLEKFDVPAHKVASASLTDDELLRALRATGRTVILSTGMSTPRQIRHAVEVLGSDNILLCHATSTYPAKAEELNLRVINSLQQEYPNVPIGYSGHETGLQTTLAAVALGAAFVERHITLDRAMWGSDQAASVEPQGLTRLVRDIRTIEASLGDGIKKVYESELGPMKKLRRVAGVVAENAENAEAAPVAEPVAV; encoded by the coding sequence ATGAGCACCTCCCGTCTGCGCACCCTCGGCACCCGCACCGCCGGCCCCGGCCACCCCGTCTACGTCACCGGCGAGATCGGCATCAACCACAACGGTGACCTCGACAACGCCCTCGCGCTGATCGACGTGGCGGCCGAAGCCGGCTGCGACGCCGTCAAGTTCCAGAAGCGCACCCCGGAGATCTGCACCCCGCGCGACCAGTGGGACATCGAGCGCGACACCCCCTGGGGCCGGATGACGTACATCGACTACCGTCACCGCGTCGAGTTCGGCGAGGCCGAGTACCGGGCGATCTCCGAGCACTGCGCCGAGCGCGGCATCGACTGGTTCGCTTCCCCGTGGGACACCGAGGCCGTCGCCTTCCTGGAGAAGTTCGACGTCCCCGCGCACAAGGTGGCCTCGGCCTCCCTCACCGACGACGAACTCCTGCGCGCCCTGCGCGCCACCGGCCGCACGGTCATCCTCTCCACCGGCATGTCGACCCCGCGCCAGATCCGCCACGCGGTGGAGGTGCTGGGATCGGACAACATCCTTCTCTGCCACGCCACTTCGACGTACCCGGCCAAGGCCGAGGAGCTGAACCTGCGGGTCATCAACAGCCTCCAGCAGGAGTACCCCAACGTCCCGATCGGCTACAGCGGCCACGAGACCGGCCTCCAGACGACCCTCGCCGCCGTCGCCCTCGGCGCCGCGTTCGTCGAGCGCCACATCACCCTCGACCGCGCCATGTGGGGCTCCGACCAGGCCGCCTCCGTCGAGCCGCAGGGCCTCACCCGCCTCGTCCGTGACATCCGCACCATCGAGGCCTCGCTCGGCGACGGCATCAAGAAGGTGTACGAGTCCGAGCTCGGCCCGATGAAGAAGCTCCGCCGGGTCGCGGGCGTCGTCGCCGAGAACGCCGAGAACGCCGAGGCGGCCCCGGTCGCCGAGCCGGTCGCGGTCTGA
- a CDS encoding acyltransferase family protein, with product MRALDGLRILAALMVCLYHFAGKDGPVAQSWGQSPGQMFPTLSQAAVYGCLGVQFFFVISGFVICMSSWGRSLGDFFRSRVARLYPAYWAAIILVTAAACVLPVVVKPLRSDELLLNLTMLQQPMGADRVLGVCWTLWVELRFYVLFALFVVRRGVTYRRVVTFCCLWTFAGVLARVAQTPLTDELVMRDHAPFFIGGLALYLIHRYGSDLLLWGIVVMSFLLGQRYSVTALWHPGMDGDFHRSPYVIQLIVAAAFLSVAAVALGWLRWANWRWLTVAGALTYPFYLVHEHLGWFAIRILHRGWGLPPVPTLLGAVGSLLILAWLIHRYVEKPVGPRLKRAMTAQSARLRAALRMGA from the coding sequence ATGCGGGCCCTGGACGGACTGCGCATTCTGGCCGCCCTCATGGTCTGCCTGTACCACTTCGCGGGGAAGGACGGCCCGGTCGCTCAGTCCTGGGGGCAGTCGCCGGGCCAGATGTTCCCGACCCTCTCCCAGGCGGCCGTCTACGGCTGTCTCGGGGTGCAGTTCTTCTTCGTCATCAGCGGCTTCGTCATCTGCATGAGCAGCTGGGGGCGCTCGCTGGGCGACTTCTTCCGGTCCAGGGTCGCCCGCCTCTACCCGGCGTACTGGGCCGCGATCATCCTCGTGACGGCGGCCGCGTGCGTCCTGCCGGTCGTCGTGAAGCCACTGCGCTCGGACGAACTGCTGCTCAACCTGACGATGCTGCAGCAGCCCATGGGCGCGGACCGGGTGCTGGGCGTGTGCTGGACGCTCTGGGTGGAGCTGCGCTTCTACGTGTTGTTCGCGCTCTTCGTCGTCCGGCGTGGTGTCACCTACCGCAGGGTGGTGACCTTCTGCTGTCTGTGGACGTTCGCGGGGGTGCTCGCCCGGGTCGCCCAGACCCCGCTGACGGACGAACTGGTCATGCGCGACCACGCGCCGTTCTTCATCGGCGGCCTGGCTCTGTACCTGATCCACCGGTACGGCAGCGACCTGCTGCTGTGGGGAATCGTCGTGATGAGCTTCCTCCTCGGCCAGCGCTACTCCGTCACCGCGCTCTGGCACCCGGGCATGGACGGCGACTTCCACCGCTCCCCGTACGTGATCCAGCTGATCGTCGCCGCCGCGTTCCTCTCGGTCGCCGCGGTGGCGCTGGGGTGGCTGCGCTGGGCGAACTGGCGCTGGCTGACGGTCGCCGGCGCCCTGACCTACCCGTTCTACCTGGTGCACGAACATCTCGGCTGGTTCGCCATCCGGATCCTGCACCGCGGCTGGGGCCTGCCCCCGGTCCCGACACTGCTCGGCGCGGTCGGCTCGCTGCTGATCCTCGCCTGGCTGATCCACCGGTACGTGGAGAAGCCGGTCGGCCCTCGCCTGAAACGAGCCATGACCGCCCAGAGCGCCCGGTTGCGCGCGGCATTGCGCATGGGGGCGTGA
- a CDS encoding type II toxin-antitoxin system Phd/YefM family antitoxin: protein MEAARQYNVHEAKTHLSRILEQVATGEEVVISKAGEPVAKVVPLRARVKRTGRGSLQGQIHIREDFDDLPDELADAFGMR, encoded by the coding sequence GTGGAAGCAGCTCGTCAGTACAACGTCCATGAAGCCAAGACCCACCTCTCGCGCATCCTGGAACAGGTGGCCACGGGCGAGGAAGTGGTGATCTCCAAAGCGGGAGAACCGGTGGCCAAGGTGGTGCCGCTCCGTGCCCGGGTGAAGCGGACCGGGCGCGGCTCGCTCCAGGGACAGATCCACATCAGGGAGGACTTCGACGACCTGCCGGACGAGCTGGCCGACGCCTTCGGGATGCGCTGA
- a CDS encoding type II toxin-antitoxin system VapC family toxin — MKMLLDTRVVLWWLDDSAELTDEIKHLLDTEPSVFVSAVTPWEIAIKQSLGKLEGPEDLAERVRDSQFTALPITAGHGARAGRLPAHHSDPFDRILIAQAQTEGMTILTRDKWIPSYDVQVMPV; from the coding sequence ATGAAAATGCTGCTCGACACACGTGTCGTCCTGTGGTGGCTCGACGACTCCGCCGAGCTCACCGACGAAATCAAACACCTGCTGGACACGGAGCCCTCGGTCTTCGTCAGCGCGGTCACCCCGTGGGAGATCGCGATCAAGCAGTCTCTCGGAAAGCTTGAGGGCCCCGAGGACCTGGCGGAACGGGTACGGGACAGCCAGTTCACCGCGCTCCCCATCACCGCGGGACATGGCGCGCGGGCGGGCAGACTGCCCGCACATCACAGCGATCCGTTCGACCGGATACTGATCGCACAGGCTCAGACCGAGGGGATGACCATCCTGACCCGCGACAAGTGGATTCCCTCCTACGACGTGCAGGTCATGCCCGTCTGA
- a CDS encoding polysialyltransferase family glycosyltransferase: protein MSGMYTAPVGRSTTQIFSACTQYAAATLVAALRAGQFGPRSEHRRILVVSDTSPSPELGTPLHRRPGFEKLESEFDTVHSWNDFIRPFHPAGWSPRQQDASLWERAVRRAWNLGDEPVEIACESIQANPSQALAVIFGDSPVHIYADGLMSYGPTRSKLDQLISTRIRRLLHLDLVPGLRPLLLTEFGVEPEIVPTDVFLKVLDELAGSADVPGPDGGPAPALLLGQYLSTLGILTPQQEEDLHARMLRGAVALGHTRVVFKPHPSAPAHWARSLEQEAERLGADLTVLDSPVLAETLFETMRPALVVGCFSTALLTAASFYGLPVARVGTGSLLERLAPYQNSNRIPLTIVDALLPDLEDPSAVTGWSLPSAEEVRGEPTGLVRAVGYAMQPQIQVALRPEAERYLTGHRDNLRRYFKRRRLTALGLPGAVPAQLAFIPRNATVRRIARKARTLKRAAAG from the coding sequence ATGTCCGGCATGTACACCGCGCCGGTCGGCCGGTCCACCACCCAGATCTTCTCCGCGTGCACGCAGTACGCCGCCGCCACACTCGTCGCGGCATTGCGCGCGGGCCAGTTCGGTCCGCGCTCGGAGCACCGGCGCATCCTCGTCGTGAGCGACACCTCGCCCTCTCCCGAACTGGGCACACCGCTCCATCGCAGGCCCGGATTCGAGAAACTGGAGTCCGAATTCGACACGGTGCATTCCTGGAACGACTTCATCCGGCCGTTCCACCCGGCGGGTTGGTCGCCCCGGCAACAGGACGCCTCGCTGTGGGAGCGGGCTGTACGCCGGGCATGGAACCTCGGCGACGAACCGGTCGAGATCGCCTGCGAGTCCATCCAGGCCAACCCCTCCCAGGCCCTCGCGGTGATCTTCGGCGACAGCCCGGTGCACATCTACGCCGACGGGCTGATGAGCTACGGGCCGACCCGCAGCAAGCTCGACCAGCTGATCAGCACCCGCATCCGCCGGCTGCTCCACCTGGACCTGGTGCCGGGCCTGCGGCCGCTGCTGCTCACCGAGTTCGGCGTCGAGCCGGAGATCGTACCGACCGATGTCTTCCTGAAGGTGCTGGACGAGCTCGCCGGATCGGCGGACGTCCCCGGCCCCGACGGCGGCCCCGCCCCGGCCCTGCTGCTCGGTCAGTACCTCTCCACGCTGGGCATTCTCACGCCCCAGCAGGAGGAGGACCTGCACGCGCGGATGCTGCGCGGCGCCGTCGCTCTCGGCCACACCCGGGTCGTCTTCAAGCCGCACCCCAGCGCACCCGCCCACTGGGCGCGGTCGCTGGAGCAGGAGGCGGAACGGCTCGGCGCGGATCTCACCGTTCTCGACAGCCCCGTCCTCGCCGAGACGCTGTTCGAAACCATGCGCCCCGCCCTGGTCGTCGGCTGCTTCTCCACCGCGCTGCTGACCGCCGCCTCGTTCTACGGGCTCCCGGTCGCCCGCGTCGGCACCGGCTCCCTGCTGGAACGGCTCGCCCCGTACCAGAACAGCAACCGCATCCCGCTGACGATCGTCGACGCACTCCTGCCCGACCTGGAGGACCCGTCCGCGGTCACCGGCTGGTCGCTGCCCTCCGCCGAAGAGGTCCGGGGCGAGCCGACCGGCCTGGTCAGGGCGGTCGGCTACGCCATGCAACCGCAGATCCAGGTCGCACTGCGCCCTGAGGCCGAGCGGTATCTCACCGGGCACCGCGACAACCTCCGGCGCTACTTCAAACGGCGTCGGCTGACCGCTCTGGGGCTGCCCGGAGCCGTACCCGCACAGCTCGCGTTCATCCCGCGCAACGCGACGGTGCGCCGGATCGCCCGCAAGGCCCGCACCCTGAAGCGGGCGGCGGCGGGCTGA
- a CDS encoding glycosyltransferase family 2 protein: MVKLSVIVPFYNVQAYAPDTLRSLRANARNDFEFIFVDDCSTDGTLEILQRAEREIPGAVLVGHEKNGGLATARNTGIDAARGEYLTFLDGDDWVVPGHYERLLAAITDLGCDFVRTDHVQFTDRTRTVHRVPHGLRNTVMRPRDVILPSDRSTPVDYAYAWAGAYHRRLVESGLLRFRDGLRTAEDRPWIWRLHREAESFAVVGLPGVFYRRGVASSLTQIGDVRQLDFIRAFDQVLEETARDPEADRLLPKAVRTYCAVMAHHLESIERFEPAVARKLRSMSAASLRRMPQDILADTLNSLGDRRADQLRRVRRRSVSREVAA; the protein is encoded by the coding sequence GTGGTTAAGCTCTCCGTCATCGTGCCGTTCTACAACGTGCAGGCATATGCCCCCGATACCTTGCGAAGTCTGCGGGCCAATGCCCGAAATGATTTCGAATTCATCTTCGTCGACGACTGTTCGACCGACGGAACTCTGGAGATCCTCCAGCGCGCCGAGCGCGAGATCCCCGGTGCCGTCCTGGTCGGACACGAGAAGAACGGGGGCCTGGCCACCGCACGCAACACGGGAATCGATGCGGCGCGCGGCGAGTACCTCACCTTTCTCGACGGCGACGACTGGGTCGTTCCCGGCCACTACGAGCGGCTGCTGGCCGCCATCACGGATCTGGGGTGCGACTTCGTCCGTACGGACCATGTGCAGTTCACGGACCGGACGCGCACCGTCCATCGGGTCCCGCACGGTCTGCGCAACACCGTCATGCGGCCGCGCGACGTAATCCTGCCGTCCGACCGGTCTACGCCCGTGGACTATGCCTACGCCTGGGCCGGTGCGTATCACCGCAGGCTCGTGGAGTCGGGGCTGCTCCGATTCCGGGACGGGCTGCGCACGGCCGAGGACCGGCCCTGGATATGGCGCCTGCACCGCGAGGCCGAATCGTTCGCGGTGGTCGGCCTGCCGGGGGTCTTCTACCGGCGCGGGGTGGCGTCGTCGCTCACCCAGATCGGCGACGTGCGCCAGCTCGACTTCATCCGGGCCTTCGACCAGGTCCTCGAAGAGACGGCGCGGGATCCGGAGGCGGACCGGCTGCTGCCGAAGGCGGTGCGCACCTATTGCGCGGTCATGGCGCACCACTTGGAATCCATCGAAAGGTTCGAACCAGCAGTGGCACGGAAATTGCGCTCCATGAGTGCGGCTTCTCTGCGGCGCATGCCCCAGGACATTCTCGCCGATACGCTGAATTCGCTGGGCGACCGCCGTGCGGACCAGCTGCGCCGAGTACGCCGTCGTTCCGTTTCCCGGGAGGTCGCGGCCTGA
- a CDS encoding acyl-CoA mutase large subunit family protein: MTRESESGLPIEPVYGPDALDGWHPDDKLGEPGAYPFTRGVYPTMYTGRPWTMRQYAGFGTATESNARYKQLIANGTMGLSVAFDLPTQMGHDSDAAIASGEVGKVGVAIDSIDDMRVLFDGIPLDKVSTSMTINAPAALLLLLYQLVGEEQGVPAQKLTGTIQNDVLKEYIARGTYIFPPKPSLRLIADIFKYCRAEIPKWNTISISGYHMAEAGASPAQEIAFTLADGIEYVRTAVAAGMDVDDFAPRLSFFFVSRTTILEEVAKFRAARRIWARVMKEEFGAKNPKSMMLRFHTQTAGVQLTAQQPEVNLVRVAVQGLAAVLGGTQSLHTNSFDEAIALPTDKSARLALRTQQVLAYETDVTATVDPFAGSYVVEKMTDEVEAAALELMLKVEDMGGAVDAIERGFQKNEIERSAYRIALETDSAERVVVGVNRFQLDEEEPYEPLRVDPAIEAQQAARLAKLRAERDQGAVDTALAQLRKAAEGTDNVLYPMKEALRARATVGEVCNALRGVWGTYEPSDAS, translated from the coding sequence ATGACGCGTGAGTCGGAGTCGGGACTGCCCATCGAGCCGGTGTACGGGCCGGACGCACTCGACGGGTGGCACCCCGACGACAAGCTGGGAGAGCCGGGTGCCTACCCCTTCACGCGCGGCGTCTACCCGACGATGTACACCGGCCGGCCGTGGACGATGCGCCAGTACGCGGGGTTCGGTACGGCCACGGAATCCAACGCCCGCTACAAGCAGCTCATCGCCAACGGCACCATGGGCCTCTCCGTCGCCTTCGACCTCCCCACCCAGATGGGCCACGACTCCGACGCGGCGATCGCGTCCGGCGAGGTCGGCAAGGTCGGGGTCGCGATCGACTCGATCGACGACATGCGGGTCCTGTTCGACGGGATTCCGCTGGACAAGGTCTCCACGTCCATGACGATCAACGCGCCCGCCGCCCTTCTCCTCCTCCTCTACCAGCTGGTCGGCGAGGAGCAGGGTGTCCCGGCCCAGAAGCTCACCGGCACCATCCAGAACGATGTGCTCAAGGAGTACATCGCGCGCGGCACGTACATCTTTCCGCCCAAGCCCTCACTCCGGCTGATCGCCGACATCTTCAAGTACTGCCGGGCCGAGATCCCGAAGTGGAACACCATCTCGATCTCCGGGTACCACATGGCGGAGGCCGGTGCCTCGCCCGCGCAGGAGATCGCGTTCACCCTCGCCGACGGCATCGAGTACGTCCGTACCGCCGTCGCTGCGGGCATGGACGTCGACGACTTCGCCCCCCGTCTCTCCTTCTTCTTCGTCTCCCGCACGACGATCCTCGAAGAGGTCGCCAAGTTCCGTGCCGCGCGCCGGATCTGGGCGCGGGTGATGAAGGAGGAGTTCGGCGCGAAGAACCCCAAGTCGATGATGCTGCGCTTCCACACCCAGACCGCGGGCGTCCAGCTCACCGCCCAGCAGCCCGAGGTGAACCTGGTGCGCGTCGCCGTCCAGGGCCTGGCCGCAGTCCTAGGCGGTACGCAGTCGCTGCACACCAACTCCTTCGACGAGGCGATCGCCCTCCCGACCGACAAGTCCGCCCGCCTCGCGCTCCGTACCCAGCAGGTCCTGGCGTACGAGACGGACGTCACCGCGACGGTCGACCCGTTCGCGGGTTCGTACGTCGTCGAGAAGATGACCGACGAGGTCGAGGCCGCCGCCCTGGAGCTGATGCTCAAGGTCGAGGACATGGGCGGCGCGGTCGACGCGATCGAGCGCGGCTTCCAGAAGAACGAGATCGAGCGCAGCGCCTACCGCATCGCCCTGGAGACCGACAGCGCGGAGCGTGTGGTGGTCGGCGTCAACCGCTTCCAGCTCGACGAGGAGGAGCCGTACGAGCCCCTGCGCGTCGACCCCGCGATCGAGGCCCAGCAGGCGGCCCGCCTGGCGAAGCTTCGCGCCGAACGCGACCAGGGCGCGGTGGACACGGCGCTGGCACAGCTGCGGAAGGCCGCCGAGGGCACGGACAACGTCCTGTACCCGATGAAGGAAGCGCTCAGGGCGCGGGCGACGGTGGGCGAGGTGTGCAACGCGCTGCGCGGGGTGTGGGGGACGTATGAGCCGTCGGACGCGTCCTGA